TGGTTAAGCGTGGGGTGAACCCTTTTTAGCTATAACACCGATATGGATGGCCTTGAATTTAGGAATCATTTTAGTCATCACTAGGTAGACAATCACTGAACTTGCGAGCATCCATATCACTTCTAAACTTTGACTAATTACAAACATTGCCCAGTAAAAAAAACTAAATAACGCGAGACATAGTCCGCTACCTTTATAATACCAAGTAATAAATATTCCAAAAATTGCTGAAGAGAGCAGCAGGTTAGTCGTCTCATTCATTCCAAGGTAGTTAAAGAAAATAATCAGTAAGCATAAAGCTAACATTGATAGTAAATATACAAATATATTTTTTGCAATAAACATTTTCTATACCCTATCTGATGATTAAAAAAAGATCTTTCCTCTGTTTCCAGAGGAAAGATAGTACATATTAATTTTTTGAGATTCTTTTTCTATTATTAAGAGTTTTTATATTAATAAAGATAACGTTACCGTTTCTCCAGATCTCTTCATTAATATTCAGCTTTCTATTTAATAGTAAAGAGTGCTTATATGTACTGAAATTAATTATAGGAAAAACAATTAGTTGTGTTGTAAGTTTTGACTTACATGATTGTGAGAAATTACCTACATTTGTTTAAAAAATATACAAAATTTACAGAATAATATTTAATATAAATTTATATTTAACAATGGCTTATTTGGTTTTGCTTTTAGGTTGATTTTTACATAAATAACAAAAAGTAACATGTGTTTTAGGGAGCATGTTTCTCAAAATAAAAAATATTAGGTCATTAAATGAGTATTCATTAAAAAGTTATTTTATGAAATTATAAGAATAAGTAGTTTTTAATATAGAAAATTAATAATAAAAATTTATATGACCTAATTTATACATTAAAAAGTAGATAGGACTGGCAACCATACAGAGATGAGTAGTGTTAGCGCCATCATTTTATTAAAAATGTTTATATGCTTTGTTTGTGAAAATAATCGATTGCTTAGCCTACCCGCTAAGGCCCACATGTAAAGGCAAGGTATGGCTATAACTAAAAAAATGAAGGATAAAATTGAGACATTTATCCAGATATCTTGCCCTTGTTTTGTGTAGACACTAATCACTGCAAAAGCCATCATCCATGTTTTAGGATTAATTGCTTGCATAAAAAAGCCAGTAATGAAACCAATCGGACCTTTTTCTTTGTCTTGTTCGAAATGAATAATAGGATTGTAGTTATATAATTTCCAAGCCAGCGAGGTGAGCCAGATTAAACCAATGAGTGTCATTATTTTTTGAATAATTGGGTAAGCCAGAAGGGTTGAACCCAGCCCAATGCCAACGATGAGCACAAGTAGGGCAGCCCCGATGCAAGAACCTAAAATGACAGGAAACGTTTTAGAAATTTTATAACGGCTACTTAAATTTAAAATTATAAAATTAGTTGGACCGGGAGTAATTGAGGCAACAATAGCAAATAATGAAAATGCAGTGAGGTTTTCCATCTTGTCTACTTGAATTAATAGGGAGAGATAAGATGAAATAATTAAAATTTTTAATCTTGAAGATTTGTGCAGATTTTTCTATAGGCAGCAGGTGTTAAACCATAGCAGCGCTTAAACCAGCGACTTAAATGACTTTGGTCAGCAAAGCATAAATCTGAAGCAACTTGTGCGGGAGATATGCTTCTGGCGAGTAAATCACGCGCTCGTGTAAGTCTGAGTTGAATGAGATATTGATGAGGGGCTAAGTGAAAAGTTGCTTTAAAAATGCGGTGAATATGGTATCTGTCTAAGCCTATCATGCGAGCGATGTCTTCAAGCCCTATATCTTCAAATAGATGATCATGCAAAATATCTCGGATTTGGTGTGCGATTCGAGGTGTGTGAGTAGAAGATGATTGGTGAGCTTTTTTTAACCATTTCCCTTGTGCGATATGATGAATAAGTAGGTCTAGACTATTATCTTTGACAATATTCATTTCTTTGTAATGCAGATGCTGGAATGCTTGAGAAGTAATAATAGCGAGCTGTTCATCTGACTTTAATGGTGCATCAATCACTAACTCGTAGTGATCAGGGCTATTATGAAATAAACCTTGGATACGTTGTTTCAACCAGTCTGGATGTAGGTAGAGCATTTGGTAGGTAAAGCCATCAGACGCAGGAGCATGTCCATCATGGATTTCTTCTGGTTCAAGCATAAAGACTTGTCCCGCATGACTATTGATTTGCTTTTTACGACAGTGAAATTGTTGAATGCCGGATTCAGTTACACCAATTAAATAGCTCGAGTGCCAGTGGGGATCATAAGCATGACCAGTAAAATGGGCACGGATTGTTTCAATACCTGTATTGGTATCTTTTGAAATATCCACCCAGTTCCCCATAACAATCCACCCATAAATTTTTAAGTTTAGCCCTTAGAACGGTACAAAAGAGGTGAATGTAGTTCTAGAAGATTTGTGCAAAATCTTTAAGGAAATTGAGCAATTTTTTGAACTCAATGCAATTTTATCTATGGATAAAATTTGCCAAGCAGGACACCAAACCAAATATCAAAGCACTCAGGCCAATAACTTGAAAGAAAGTTGATAAACTTGCATCAAAATATAGAACAGCGATACTTCCGATAATGGCTGCAATAATCATTCTGATGGTACCAGCTAAGATAGGGCCTAATAATCGTTTTGAACCTTGGCCTGCAAAATAAAGAGCCATACCTATACCTATTGCTCCGTAAAAAGGCGCAACATGCTGCAAGTAATTTGTTCCAGTCTGAAGGACAGATGGATCATGACTGAAAAAACTAAGCCAAATGGAAGGGAAAATACTAAAGAAAAGTCCTATTGAGCCAGTAATAAGGAATGTAATAAAAACCCCGATCCATGTGATACGACGTGCTCTTTGAAATTGCCCAGCTCCATAATTAATACCTACCATGGTCATGATTGCTGAGCCGATACCGAACATAAGCGGAACTTGCACGTAGTCTAGTCGGGAAGCAATACCGTACCCCGCGATTGCATCAGAACCAAATTGACCAACTAAGGTTGTTACGATGACAACAGTTAAATTGAGTTGAATTATTCCAATAGCGGATAGTGAACCAATACCAAGAATATCTTTGAAGAACTGAAAGTTGATAGGCTTGATCGATAATTTGATAATGCTATGTGTTGTTCGCATGTGCCTAATTAAGCATATGATGGCAAAAATATAATAACTTAAGACAGCGAGCCCAGCTCCAGCTACACCCAATGAGGGAATGAATCCCCAGCCAAAAATGAAAATAGGTGATAGGGGTAAAAGTAGTACTCCACCTAGAAGTGTTATGCGAGCTGGAGTTTTTGTATCACCTGCACCACGTAATGCGGCTGAGAGTAGGGCTACAGCCCATATAAGGGGTGAACCTATAAAAATAATATTGGAATATTTTAGGGCTGCATCTAAAGCTAAGCCAGTAACGCCCATTAAGTGATATATCATCTGGGCTGAGGTGAGCATAACAATACTAAAAACTCCTCCCAAAATGCCAGCAAGAATTACACCATGCCAGACAAGGGATTGAGCATCTTCTGATCGACCTGCTCCAGAAGCCCGAGCAATTGCTGAAGCTAGTCCTCCGCCAAATCCACCATTCGCTAGCATTTGCATGAGCATAAGAATTGGGAACACTACGGCTACGCCAGCTATTACATCAGTTCCAAGTGAACTTACGAAATATGTTTCTAGTAATCCAATCATGGTTTGTACAAGCAAAACAGCTATGGTGGGTAACGCCAGTTTTAGCATTACTGGGGGAATTGGTCCGTTTAAGATCGCATGATTTAAATCATGTGTATTTAGCGGCTGGCGTACTGATTGTTCCCGCATAATAATTCTCGCTTTATAAACTGCTTGCTATAGAGGCAATAGGGGTGTTTCAAAATTTTTGAGGTTGCCAGCCGCCACCCAGTGATTTATAAATTGCTACAGCAGCAAGGGCTGAATCGGTTTGTGCCTGTACTTTTCTATCTGTGAATTGCAAAGCACTTGAATCTGCTTGTAATACTTCTATTCGACTGTTAATTCCTTTTTGATAGGCAATTAAAGCGATTTTCTGTGCAAGGTGTAGCGCATTTTCACCATCTTGAAGTGCTACGAGTTGTTCTTGTCTTTTAGATAAAGTTGATAATGAGTTCTCTACATCTTCCGCTGCATGTAAGACGGCTAATTGGTAGGCTGCGAGCTTTTCGGCTTCTTGTCCCTTAGCTAAGCGAATTTCTGAATTAATTCGACCAAAATCAAATAAACGCCAACGTAAGCCTAATAAGCCAGCAGCCTGATTGGCACCACTTGAAAATAAGTTTCCACTTACTGTGGCTGCGCTACCTATCAAACCGCCTAAAGAAACCTTTGGGTAATATTCTGCAATCGCACTGCCAATGCGTGCATTTGAAGCTGCCAGTTGCCTTTCAGCCATGATGAGATCTGGTCGTCTACGTAAAAGATCGCGGGGTGTTCCTGTTTCTGTAATATTAGGAATAACTGGAATTGGTTTTACTTCCGCTAGTTCAGCTCGGTGAGTTCCTGGTACGGTTCCAAGCATGACGTCGAGTGCATTCATGGCAATGTCTAGATTCATTCCAAGTGCGGGAACTACAGCTTGAACTTGAGCAACATTCGCTTTAGCTTGTTTGACCTGAAATTCAGATGCCAATCCTTTGCTATATAAAAGTTGAATAA
This genomic stretch from Acinetobacter oleivorans DR1 harbors:
- a CDS encoding LysE family translocator; this translates as MENLTAFSLFAIVASITPGPTNFIILNLSSRYKISKTFPVILGSCIGAALLVLIVGIGLGSTLLAYPIIQKIMTLIGLIWLTSLAWKLYNYNPIIHFEQDKEKGPIGFITGFFMQAINPKTWMMAFAVISVYTKQGQDIWINVSILSFIFLVIAIPCLYMWALAGRLSNRLFSQTKHINIFNKMMALTLLISVWLPVLSTF
- a CDS encoding AraC family transcriptional regulator gives rise to the protein MGNWVDISKDTNTGIETIRAHFTGHAYDPHWHSSYLIGVTESGIQQFHCRKKQINSHAGQVFMLEPEEIHDGHAPASDGFTYQMLYLHPDWLKQRIQGLFHNSPDHYELVIDAPLKSDEQLAIITSQAFQHLHYKEMNIVKDNSLDLLIHHIAQGKWLKKAHQSSSTHTPRIAHQIRDILHDHLFEDIGLEDIARMIGLDRYHIHRIFKATFHLAPHQYLIQLRLTRARDLLARSISPAQVASDLCFADQSHLSRWFKRCYGLTPAAYRKICTNLQD
- a CDS encoding MATE family efflux transporter gives rise to the protein MREQSVRQPLNTHDLNHAILNGPIPPVMLKLALPTIAVLLVQTMIGLLETYFVSSLGTDVIAGVAVVFPILMLMQMLANGGFGGGLASAIARASGAGRSEDAQSLVWHGVILAGILGGVFSIVMLTSAQMIYHLMGVTGLALDAALKYSNIIFIGSPLIWAVALLSAALRGAGDTKTPARITLLGGVLLLPLSPIFIFGWGFIPSLGVAGAGLAVLSYYIFAIICLIRHMRTTHSIIKLSIKPINFQFFKDILGIGSLSAIGIIQLNLTVVIVTTLVGQFGSDAIAGYGIASRLDYVQVPLMFGIGSAIMTMVGINYGAGQFQRARRITWIGVFITFLITGSIGLFFSIFPSIWLSFFSHDPSVLQTGTNYLQHVAPFYGAIGIGMALYFAGQGSKRLLGPILAGTIRMIIAAIIGSIAVLYFDASLSTFFQVIGLSALIFGLVSCLANFIHR
- a CDS encoding efflux transporter outer membrane subunit, with amino-acid sequence MLSRSIVLLPILTSILAACTVGPNYKRPSISLPEQYLGARLNSPSDETKADIEVWWKSFNDPQLTRYVTLALKQNLDLTQAYTRVTQAQASLSAVNASLRPIGSVDAQAAKAYQSVETPLGQVLNSIPNFDRHGSSYEANLSATWELDIFGGLRRDRESALANYQASNAGASAVRLMVAAQTANLYINIRGLQSRLDIAQQQLQTQQKLLSIIQLLYSKGLASEFQVKQAKANVAQVQAVVPALGMNLDIAMNALDVMLGTVPGTHRAELAEVKPIPVIPNITETGTPRDLLRRRPDLIMAERQLAASNARIGSAIAEYYPKVSLGGLIGSAATVSGNLFSSGANQAAGLLGLRWRLFDFGRINSEIRLAKGQEAEKLAAYQLAVLHAAEDVENSLSTLSKRQEQLVALQDGENALHLAQKIALIAYQKGINSRIEVLQADSSALQFTDRKVQAQTDSALAAVAIYKSLGGGWQPQKF